The following is a genomic window from Streptomyces sp. BHT-5-2.
GCAGGTGCGAACGACATGCACCAACAAGCTCATCGGTATGCGGTGCGAAGTACGCGAAGGACCAGCCCTCGGCGTAACGGAAAGGAACGAGCGCTCATGCGCGAGATCCTCGGAAGGCGACGCAAGCCCCTGTTCCGGCGCAGCGGGAGGTCGGCGCTGCTCGGTGCGGCGCTCCACTGCGCCACCGAGTGGCAGTGGCCGGTCCTCCCGGGCGTCGGACTGCGGCCCGCCGGCCGGCAGCAGGCCGCCGGGCGGCTCGGACTCGGCGAGCGGGTGCCCCGCCGCTGCAACTGCCCCGACCCCGACTGCGTGGTTCCGGGCGCGCACCCCTTCGACCCCGGGCTGCTGGCGGCGACCACCGACGCCCGGATGGTGCGCTGGTGGTGGAGCAACCGCCCGGACGCCCCGGTCGTCCTGGCGACCGGCGGCCGTGCGCCGTGCGCGGTGAGCCTGCCGGCCGTCGCCGGGGCCCGCGCGCTGGCCGCGCTGGACCACTTCGGCGTCCGCACCGGCCCCGTGGTGGCCACCCCCACCCGCTGGTCGCTGCTCGTATCGCCTTACGGCCTACCGGAGTTGGGGGAGCTGCTCAGCTCGCAGGACTGGGTGCCCAGCTCGCTGCGTTTCCACGGCGAGGGCGGCTACCTCGTCCTGCCGCCGTCCCCGACCGGCGCCGGCAAGGTCCGCTGGGAGCGCCCGCCGGCGTCCCCCAAGCGCTCAACTTTGTTCGAGCAGGGGGGACCCCCATCCCGGGCCGTGCCCTGGCTGCCCAAGGTGGCCACGATCGTCGACGCGCTGGTGACGGCGAGCGCCGGCAGCCCCGACGGCGGCAGTCGGCTCGCGTACTGAGCCGCCGTCCCGCGGAGGTCCCACGGGTGGCCGGAAAACGCACCTCTCCGGTTCACCCGTAAGGGTGTGAGCTGCCCCGTACCTACGGGAATCGCGTGTACGGGCACCGGGTGCCACCCCTGCCGCCCGATAAGTTCGACATATCGCCCGCCATGCCGCGGACGGTATATCCCTCGCGTTTCTCAGCTCCCCCGCCTATCTCGTCACTTGCAAGTGGGTCCCATGCAGCGTGCGCGGATTCTCCGCCTGACCGGGCTCGCCGGCACCGCCGTGCTCGCCCTCGCCGTCCCCCTGGCCGCCGCTACGGCGGGCCCGGCGGACTCCCTCCTCCCGCCCGGCGCCCCGGAACCCTCGGGGTCGGCGGGCACACCCGCGGCCGCCGGCCCGCTCACCGACCTCGGTCTGCCCCTCCTCTCCGGCCCCGCCCGCACCACCCGTTGCGGCCCCGAACTCACCGCCCGGGAGCGGATCACGGCCCAGACCTGTGTGCTCACCGAGGGCGGCCGCACCTGGGCGCGCACCTTCTTCCGGAATTCCTCGGGTGACCCGGTGCGTGCCGCGTTGACGCTGCTGCGTCCGGACGGCCGGAGCGTCCAGGCGTACTGCGTCGTACCGGCGGGCGGGGTGCCGGGGGTGTGCGAGACGCCGGGCGGTCCGACGGTGCGCGGGGCGCGGCTGCCGTACGGCGCGGTGGCGGAGTTCTCGGATGCGGCG
Proteins encoded in this region:
- a CDS encoding bifunctional DNA primase/polymerase, which produces MREILGRRRKPLFRRSGRSALLGAALHCATEWQWPVLPGVGLRPAGRQQAAGRLGLGERVPRRCNCPDPDCVVPGAHPFDPGLLAATTDARMVRWWWSNRPDAPVVLATGGRAPCAVSLPAVAGARALAALDHFGVRTGPVVATPTRWSLLVSPYGLPELGELLSSQDWVPSSLRFHGEGGYLVLPPSPTGAGKVRWERPPASPKRSTLFEQGGPPSRAVPWLPKVATIVDALVTASAGSPDGGSRLAY